One segment of Cynocephalus volans isolate mCynVol1 chromosome 8, mCynVol1.pri, whole genome shotgun sequence DNA contains the following:
- the ERMAP gene encoding erythroid membrane-associated protein, with the protein MEMARSSGSWLSSCLLALVFLQLLSHVLGHAGGASQFHLAPLGGTAALLCPLSLWPGAVPTEVRWLRAPHSQPSQAVHVFRDGKDRDEGLTPEYKGRTTLVRDAREGSVTLQIRDVRLEDQGPYRCQIQIGNLSRESTVTLQVAAPSPGRVSSLAVALAVIVPVLGLLNVACIFLIWRQRKSKEKLLYEQVMEVENLLSDHAKEKGRLHKALKKLRSELKLKRAAANSGWRRARLHFVVVTLDPDTAHPKLILSEDRRCVRLGDRKQPVSDNPQRFDFVVSVLGSEYFTAGCHYWEVYVGDKTKWILGVCSESVTRKGKVTASPANGHWLVRQTHGSEYEALTSPQTSFRLKEPPRCVGIFLDYEAGVISFYNVTNKSHIFTFTHSFSGPLRPFFEPCLHDGGKNTAPLIICSELQKSEESVVSKPEGKGRANGDVSLKVNPSFLPLQAPELGDMILSWPSDLGSALQGLTAPSF; encoded by the exons ATGGAGATGGCACGTTCCTCTGGCTCCTGGCTGTCCAGCTGCCTCCTCGCTCTTGTCTTCCTCCAGCTGCTGTCACACGTGTTGGG GCACGCAGGGGGTGCCAGCCAGTTCCACCTGGCGCCGCTGGGGGGCACGGCGGCGCTTCTCTGCCCGCTCTCCCTCTGGCCCGGGGCGGTGCCCACGGAGGTGAGGTGGCTGCGGGCCCCACACTCGCAGCCCTCCCAGGCCGTTCACGTGTTCCGTGATGGGAAGGACCGGGATGAAGGTCTGACGCCGGAATACAAAGGGAGGACGACCCTGGTGAGAGACGCCCGAGAGGGAAGTGTCACACTGCAGATCCGCGACGTGCGCCTGGAAGACCAAGGGCCGTACCGATGTCAGATCCAGATTGGAAACTTGAGTCGAGAGAGCACCGTGACCCTGCAGGTTGCAG CCCCATCTCCGGGGAGGGTCTCATCCTTAGCAGTGGCTCTTGCTGTGATTGTGCCTGTCCTGGGGCTTCTCAACGTGGCATGCATTTTCCTCATCTGGAGGCAAAGAAAATCAAAAG AAAAGCTTCTCTATGAACAGGTGATGGAGGTAG aAAATCTTCTCTCAGACCATGcaaaagaaaaag gAAGACTCCACAAAGCCCTCA AGAAACTCCGGAGTGAACTGA AGTTGAAAAGAGCTGCAGCAAACTCAG GCTGGAGAAGAGCCCGGCTGCATTTTG TGGTGGTGACCCTGGACCCCGACACGGCACATCCCAAACTCATCCTGTCTGAGGACCGGAGATGTGTGAGGCTTGGAGACAGAAAGCAGCCTGTGTCCGACAACCCCCAGAGATTTGATTTTGTCGTCAGCGTCTTAGGCTCCGAGTACTTCACGGCTGGCTGTCACTACTGGGAGGTGTACGTGGGAGACAAGACCAAGTGGATCCTTGGGGTGTGTAGTGAGTCAGTGACCAGGAAGGGGAAGGTCACTGCCTCACCCGCCAATGGACACTGGCTTGTGCGACAGACTCATGGGAGTGAGTATGAAGCTCTCACGTCCCCACAGACCTCTTTCCGCCTGAAAGAGCCTCCCCGTTGTGTGGGAATTTTCCTGGACTACGAAGCAGGAGTCATCTCCTTCTACAATGTGACCAACAAGTCCCACATCTTTACTTTCACCCACAGTTTCTCTGGCCCCCTTCGCCCTTTCTTTGAACCTTGTCTTCATGATGGAGGGAAAAACACAGCACCTCTAATTATTTGTTCAGAACTACAGAAATCAGAGGAGTCAGTTGTCTCCAAGCCAGAAGGAAAAGGCCGAGCTAATGGAGATGTGTCCCTGAAGGTGAACCCTTCCTTCCTACCCCTGCAGGCCCCAGAGCTCGGGGATATGATCCTGTCTTGGCCCTCTGACCTTGGCTCAGCCCTTCAGGGGCTCACGGCTCCTTCTTTTTAG